The Cyprinus carpio isolate SPL01 chromosome A19, ASM1834038v1, whole genome shotgun sequence genome has a segment encoding these proteins:
- the scamp3 gene encoding secretory carrier-associated membrane protein 3, producing the protein MSKYTTFADAAEDHNPFQDPSVIQHSSNTGYATLDLYNPFDNNTTAPPPTYEATSPAAPPAQTPPSSTTPTEPKNYGSYGTQSAVNATTADLLRKQEELERKAKELERRERELNAHALGSGATRQNNWPPLPSFFPVGPCFYQDINVEISQSFQRTVTTMYYYWMFTACTLLFNLISCLAMFCADPINGVGFGLAILWFLLFTPCSFVCWYRPVYKAFRSDSSFNFFAFFFVFFAQLVLYVIMTIGIPGWGFSGWIVSLAALSKSKAVGGIMMINAALFTAQAALGVVLLKRVHSMYRQTGASFEKAQAEFATGVLSNQAVRQAATNATVSAAQGAFTAPR; encoded by the exons ATGTCTAAATACACCACTTTTGCTGATGCAGCTGAGGATCACAATCCATTTCAG GATCCTTCAGTGATTCAGCACAGTAGCAACACTGGCTATGCCACGCTGGACCTCTACAACCCATTCGACAACAACACAACAGCG CCTCCACCTACCTATGAAGCCACATCTCCTGCCGCACCTCCAGCCCAAACGCCTCCCAGCAGCACCACACCAACTGAGCCCAAGAATTATGGATCCTATGGAACACAG TCTGCAGTAAATGCCACCACAGCAGATCTGTTGAGGAAGCAGGAGGAACTAGAAAGAAAAGCAAAAGAgctggagagaagagagagagagctgaatgCACATGCGCTTGGGTCTGGAGCCA CTCGTCAGAATAATTGGCCCCCATTGCCCTCCTTCTTCCCAGTGGGACCGTGTTTCTATCAGGACATTAATGTGGAGATTAGCCAAAGTTTCCAGCGCACTGTCACCACCATGTACTACTACTGGATGT TCACAGCATGCACTTTGCTCTTTAATCTCATCTCCTGTTTGGCTATGTTCTGTGCGGACCCCATCAATGGAGTTGGTTTTGGTCTTGCCATACTCTGGTTTCTCCTCTTCACCCCCTGCTCCTTTGTTTGTTGGTACAGGCCTGTGTACAAAGCCTTCAG GAGTGACAGTTCCTTCAACTTCTTTGcatttttctttgtcttcttcGCCCAACTGGTGCTTTATGTTATCATGACTATTGGTATCCCTGGCTGGGGCTTCAG TGGGTGGATCGTGAGTTTAGCCGCTCTTAGCAAGAGCAAGGCGGTGGGTGGGATCATGATGATAAATGCTGCGCTCTTCACCGCTCAGGCGGCCTTGGGAGTGGTGTTGCTCAAGAGG gTTCATTCTATGTACAGGCAGACGGGAGCGAGCTTTGAGAAGGCCCAGGCTGAGTTTGCTACCGGTGTGCTTTCCAATCAGGCAGTGCGCCAGGCAGCCACCAATGCCACTGTTTCTGCCGCACAGGGCGCCTTCACTGCACCCCGGTAG